The following are from one region of the Salvia splendens isolate huo1 chromosome 2, SspV2, whole genome shotgun sequence genome:
- the LOC121788057 gene encoding protein unc-50 homolog isoform X1, translated as MPTASTTKGRSGPQARPNSFFPYLRRIVKWQQMDIEYTFWQMLNLCTSPKVVYQHTKYHKQTKNQWARDDPAFVVICSLLLSVSLVAYCAAYDHSAGHAVFVVISTLFIHFFVIGAILATICWFFTNNYLREEAPNSYVVEQRVEWLYAFDVHCNSFFPVFVLLYVLHYFLSPLLVAHGFVPLLLSNALFMVAVSYYHYLNYLGYDVLPFLERTTLFLYPIGVVLVLSPILFLSGFNPSRYFMNMYFSQRQYIS; from the exons atgcctaCTGCTTCAACAACAAAGGGCCGATCGGGCCCTCAAGCCCGGCCGAATTCGTTTTTCCCCTACCTCCGCAGAATAGTCAAG TGGCAACAGATGGATATTGAGTACACTTTCTGGCAAATGCTTAACCTATGCACATCACCAAAAGTCGT ATATCAACACACCAAGTATCACAAGC AAACAAAGAACCAATGGGCACGTGATGATCCTGCATTTGTTGTCATATGTAGTCTTCTTTTGTCAGTTTCCCTTGTTGCATATTGTGCTGC GTATGACCATAGTGCAGGGCATGCTGtttttgtagttatttcaaCTTTGTTCATCCATTTCTTTGTAATTGGTGCAATTTTGGCTACAATTTGTTG GTTTTTCACTAACAATTATCTTCGAGAAGAAGCTCCAAACAGTTACGTGGTGGAGCAACGGGTGGAATG GTTGTACGCCTTTGATGTACACTGCAACTCTTTCTTCCCTGTGTTTGTGCTGCTTTATg TTCTTCATTATTTTCTATCACCACTGCTAGTGGCTCATGGGTTTGTTCCTTTACTGCTATCAAATGCGCTCTTCATGGTAGCTGTATCATACTACCATTACCTGAATTACTTAGGTTATGATG TATTGCCCTTCCTGGAGAGGACCACTTTGTTCCTGTATCCGATTGGTGTTGTCCTAGTTCTTTCCCCCATAC TATTTCTCAGTGGCTTCAACCCATCGAGATATTTCATGAACATGTATTTTAGCCAAAGGCAATACATCAGCTAG
- the LOC121788057 gene encoding protein unc-50 homolog isoform X2 produces MDIEYTFWQMLNLCTSPKVVYQHTKYHKQTKNQWARDDPAFVVICSLLLSVSLVAYCAAYDHSAGHAVFVVISTLFIHFFVIGAILATICWFFTNNYLREEAPNSYVVEQRVEWLYAFDVHCNSFFPVFVLLYVLHYFLSPLLVAHGFVPLLLSNALFMVAVSYYHYLNYLGYDVLPFLERTTLFLYPIGVVLVLSPILFLSGFNPSRYFMNMYFSQRQYIS; encoded by the exons ATGGATATTGAGTACACTTTCTGGCAAATGCTTAACCTATGCACATCACCAAAAGTCGT ATATCAACACACCAAGTATCACAAGC AAACAAAGAACCAATGGGCACGTGATGATCCTGCATTTGTTGTCATATGTAGTCTTCTTTTGTCAGTTTCCCTTGTTGCATATTGTGCTGC GTATGACCATAGTGCAGGGCATGCTGtttttgtagttatttcaaCTTTGTTCATCCATTTCTTTGTAATTGGTGCAATTTTGGCTACAATTTGTTG GTTTTTCACTAACAATTATCTTCGAGAAGAAGCTCCAAACAGTTACGTGGTGGAGCAACGGGTGGAATG GTTGTACGCCTTTGATGTACACTGCAACTCTTTCTTCCCTGTGTTTGTGCTGCTTTATg TTCTTCATTATTTTCTATCACCACTGCTAGTGGCTCATGGGTTTGTTCCTTTACTGCTATCAAATGCGCTCTTCATGGTAGCTGTATCATACTACCATTACCTGAATTACTTAGGTTATGATG TATTGCCCTTCCTGGAGAGGACCACTTTGTTCCTGTATCCGATTGGTGTTGTCCTAGTTCTTTCCCCCATAC TATTTCTCAGTGGCTTCAACCCATCGAGATATTTCATGAACATGTATTTTAGCCAAAGGCAATACATCAGCTAG
- the LOC121788069 gene encoding RNA pseudouridine synthase 4, mitochondrial-like gives MAERLLLRQIIRRWQADAAAPTCKLILTKSVYEQKCWYTAASDGENYDKEKNNQWLILPPFNPAPDASSIGKKLYGRPDETNATALKWILKCCPHLPRSLVQKLFRLRQVRKECSSAGSKDQRPRRVGAKDLMDVGDRICLPKSVDDTSHPTAEENQSFSSEEERRFVQSLDLYKDSAIIVINKPPGMPVQGGVGIRRSLDELAAKYLRYDCMEPPRLVHRLDRDSSGILVMGRTQLSTTVLHSVFREKTIGASNDILGSKRILHKKYWALVIGSPRRRQGSVSVPLIKVVVDNGKSERITVADNSNRLSGQHAVTGYRVIASSPSGYTWLELSPLTGRKHQLRVHCAEVLGTPIVGDYKYGRQAHKKLGHYLESSSDHLKLGDMPSKVEKDTDLESGSISDEQFSLHLHCKEMVVPDISVVLQNGNISDVDSARIRDIVLRAPLPAHMQRSWDLLSSNHSFR, from the exons ATGGCGGAGCGCCTTCTCCTCCGACAAATTATCCGGCGGTGGCAGGCCGACGCCGCTGCACCGACTTGCAAATTAATTTTAACCAAGTCGGTCTACGAACAGAAATGTTGGTACACCGCAGCCAGCGACGGTGAAAACtatgataaagaaaaaaataatcaatggcTGATATTGCCTCCATTCAACCCAGCCCCCGACGCTTCTTCTATAGGGAAAAAACTGTACGGACGGCCGGACGAAACCAACGCAACGGCGCTTAAATGGATTCTTAAGTGCTGTCCTCATCTGCCGAGGTCTCTCGTTCAGAAACTCTTTCGCTTAAGACAg GTGCGAAAGGAGTGCTCCAGTGCCGGATCAAAAGACCAGCGGCCAAGAAGG GTAGGAGCTAAAGATTTGATGGACGTTGGTGATAGGATATGCCTTCCCAAATCTGTTGATGATACGTCTCACCCAACAGCCGAAGAGAACCAGAGCTTTTCCAGTGAAGAAGAACGGAGATTTGTTCAAAGCCTCGATTTGTATAAG GACTCTGCTATAATTGTCATCAATAAACCACCTGGAATGCCTGTTCAG GGTGGCGTTGGGATAAGGAGAAGTCTAGATGAGCTGGCTGCCAAATATTTGAGATATGACTGCATGGAGCCTCCTCGTCTG GTACACAGACTTGATAGAGACAGCAGCGGCATATTAGTGATGGGAAGGACACAGTTGAGCACTACAGTCCTGCATTCTGTTTTTCGTGAGAAAACCATTGGAGCTTCAAATGAT ATTCTTGGAAGTAAAAGAATTCTTCATAAGAAGTATTGGGCTCTAGTTATCGGATCTCCAAGACGTCGACAAGGGTCAGTTTCTGTCCCTTTGATAAAG GTGGTTGTTGACAATGGAAAATCTGAGAGAATTACTGTGGCTGATAATAGCAACAGATTGTCAGGGCAGCATGCTGTAACAGGTTATCGAGTAATAGCATCTTCACCCAGCG GTTATACATGGTTAGAGCTTTCGCCACTTACTGGAAGAAAGCACCAG CTTCGAGTCCATTGTGCGGAAGTATTGGGGACACCAATAGTTGGAGACTACAAGTATGGGCGACAAGCTCATAAGAAACTAGGACACTATCTCGAGTCCTCTTCAGATCATCTTAAACTGGGAGACATGCCATCCAAAGTTGAAAAGGACACTGATTTGGAAAGTGGAAGCATATCAGATGAACAATTCTCCCTCCATCTTCATTGCAAGGAGATGGTCGTGCCGGACATTTCAGTTGTCTTGCAAAATGGCAACATAAGTGATGTAGACTCTGCACGAATCAGAGATATTGTGTTAAGAGCTCCTTTGCCTGCACACATGCAAAGAAGTTGGGACCTACTGAGTTCTAATCATAGTTTCCGATAG
- the LOC121788085 gene encoding secreted RxLR effector protein 161-like, with protein sequence MYAMISTRPDIAFAVGRLSRFTPNPSIHHWQAVRRLFKYLKGIMNYGLCYSDFPSILEGYSDASWITNLEDHSSTSGWIYLLGGGAISWASKKQTCITNSTMESEFVALAAAGKEAEWLRNLIYEIPLWPKPISPISMRCDSAATLAKVYSQVYNGKSRHLGVRHSMVRELITHGVISVEFVGTQQNLADHLTKGLAKDLVIKSAKRVGLKSI encoded by the coding sequence ATGTATGCTATGATCAGCACTAGGCCTGATATAGCATTTGCTGTTGGAAGGTTGAGCAGGTTTACTCCTAATCCAAGCATACATCATTGGCAGGCAGTGAGGAGGCTATTCAAGTACCTCAAGGGAATCATGAACTATGGTTTGTGTTATTCTGATTTTCCTTCAATTTTGGAAGGATATTCGGATGCAAGTTGGATAACCAATCTAGAGGATCATTCCTCTACTAGTGGTTGGATTTACTTGCTGGGAGGTGGAGCCATCTCATGGGCTTCAAAGAAACAGACTTGTATCACAAATTCTACAATGGAATCAGAATTTGTGGCACTTGCTGCAGCTGGAAAAGAGGCAGAATGGCTTAGGAATTTGATATATGAAATTCCTTTATGGCCTAAGCCTATATCACCTATCTCAATGAGATGTGACAGTGCTGCAACTTTGGCTAAAGTGTATAGCCAAGTTTACAATGGGAAGTCTAGACATTTAGGTGTCAGACATAGCATGGTTAGGGAGTTGATCACTCATGGGGTCATTTCAGTTGAATTTGTTGGGACACAACAAAATCTGGCAGACCATCTAACCAAAGGCTTGGCAAAAGATTTAGTTATCAAATCTGCTAAAAGGGTGGGGCTTAAGTCCATCTAA
- the LOC121760983 gene encoding methylthioribose kinase 1-like — protein MASDGFQPLTEQLLLEYLKVTPPLAAKLGNDLDKLEIKEVGDGNLNFVYIVSGPSGSIVIKQALPYIRCIGESWPMTKERAYFEASVLQEHGGLCPNHVPEVYHFDRKMCLIGMRYIEPPHIILRKGLIAGMEYPLLADHLSEYMSRTLFYTSLLYRTTTDHKSAVAKFCGNVELCRLTEQVVFSDPYKVSEYNRWTTPYLDADAEAVREDNILKLEVAELKSKFCERSQALLHGDLHTGSIMVTPGSTQVIDPEFGFYGPMGFDIGAFIGNLILAYFSQDGHSEKEGDRRSYKKWILKTILDTWNLFHTKFTALWDKHKDGSGEAYLPAIYNNPELQLLVKQKYMDDLFHDTLGFGAAKMIRRIVGVAHVEDFESIKEADKRAECERKALNFAKNLLKERRNFHKINEVVSAIEDFDA, from the exons ATGGCTTCCGACGGATTTCAACCCCTCACCGAGCAGTTACTGCTGGAGTACTTGAAGGTCACTCCACCTCTCGCCGCCAAGCTAGGCAACGACTTGGATAAGCTTGAAATCAAGGAGGTCGGCGATGGAAATCTCAACTTCGTCTATATTGTTAGTGGACCCTCGGGATCTATCGTCATCAAGCAG GCTCTTCCATACATTCGTTGTATAGGGGAATCATGGCCAATGACAAAAGAACGTGCCTATTTTGAAGCATCAGTTTTGCAAGAACATGGTGGCTTGTGTCCAAATCATGTTCCTGAGGTTTACCACTTTGACAGGAAAATGTGTTTGATTGGCATGCGTTACATTGAACCACCTCACATTATCTTAAGAAAAGGACTGATAGCTGGGATGGAGTATCCGTTGCTTGCGGACCATCTGTCAGAATATATGTCAAGGACACTTTTTTATACCTCCCTACTGTATCGGACCACAACTGATCACAAAAGTGCTG TTGctaaattttgtggaaatgtggAGTTATGCAGACTTACTGAACAAGTTGTGTTTTCTGACCCGTACAAAGTTTCTGAATATAACCGTTGGACGACTCCTTACCTTGATGCTGATGCTGAGGCAGTTCGGGAGGATAACATTTTGAAACTTGAAGTTGCTGAGCTGAAATCCAA ATTCTGTGAGAGGTCCCAAGCTCTTTTACATGGTGATCTCCATACTGGTTCAATCATGGTTACTCCTGGTTCAACTCAAGTGATAGATCCTGAATTTGGTTTCTATGGGCCAATGGGATTTGACATTGGAGCTTTTATTGGAAACCTGATTTTAGCTTATTTTTCACAAGATGGACATTCAGAAAAGGAGGGAGATCGTAGA TCATATAAGAAGTGGATCTTGAAGACAATATTGGATACTTGGAACCTCTTCCACACAAAGTTCACTGCTCTTTGGGATAAACACAAGGATGGTTCTGGTGAGGCTTATCTTCCAGCAATTTATAACAATCCAGAACTCCAGTTGCTAGTAAAGCAAAAATATATGGATGATCTTTTCCACGATACTCTCGGATTTGGTGCTGCTAAAATGATAAG GCGAATTGTTGGCGTGGCTCATGTTGAAGATTTTGAATCAATTAAAGAGGCTGACAAGCGTGCCGAATGCGAGCGCAAAGCTCTTAACTTTGCTAAGAACCTTCTGAAGGAAAGGAGAAACTTCCACAAAATAAATGAAGTTGTTTCTGCAATTGAGGATTTCGATGCATGA
- the LOC121773686 gene encoding uncharacterized protein LOC121773686, translated as MDRSICIFLIPVSLLLARLVQNTHAVQYVVTNTVPNTPGGRLFDQEIGVNFALTIMPVINEFIYKVFEETRSEQRTYVPVVNWHGNFGAPGGLTEGTADYVMVKSGIYDQATYTKPGAGKRWDEGYGTEKFLEYCDSLLKDFTAKLNLKMQYTYSNKYWVELLGKPVDQLWREYKAKYGNQPQEASVDMFQGLKY; from the exons ATGGATAGAAGCATCTGCATTTTCCTCATCCCTGTTTCTCTTCTTCTAGCACGCCTAGTACAGAACACTCACGCAGTCCAATACGTGGTGACGAACACCGTGCCCAACACTCCTGGAGGCCGGTTGTTTGACCAAGAAATTGGTGTTAATTTCGCTTTAACAATCATGCCAGTTATCAACGAATTCATTTATAAAGTCTTTGAAGAAACTAGGTCTGAGCAGAGAACGTATGTGCCTGTTGTGAAT TGGCACGGTAACTTTGGAGCCCCAGGAGGGCTGACGGAGGGGACTGCAGATTATGTCATGGTCAAGTCGGGCATCTACGATCAGGCGACTTATACTAAACCCGGTGCTGGCAAGAGGTGGGACGAAGGCTATGGTACAGAAAAGTTTTTGGAGTATTGTGACAGTTTGCTGAAAGATTTCACTGCAAAACTAAACCTGAAGATGCAATACACATACAGCAATAAGTATTGGGTGGAGTTGCTGGGGAAACCTGTGGATCAGCTTTGGAGAGAGTACAAAGCCAAGTATGGGAACCAACCTCAAGAAGCGTCTGTTGATATGTTTCAAGGTTTGAAGTACTGA
- the LOC121763318 gene encoding uncharacterized protein LOC121763318 gives MAWRGSLSRSLVSTARASAFRSSPPLSAPTRLLPSPIVAPRLRPRRFSFSNPRTLGELGCAHSLLPLSSMAGVHLTSHLALNVRAFCELSHGT, from the exons ATGGCTTGGCGTGGTTCGCTTTCCAGATCTCTCGTCTCCACGGCAAGGGCTTCCGCCTTCCGCTCTTCGCCGCCACTCTCAGCTCCAACCCGCCTCCTTCCTTCCCCGATCGTCGCCCCTCGCCTCCGGCCCCGCCGCTTCTCCTTCTCCAACCCCAG GACATTGGGGGAACTTGGATGTGCGCATTCATTGCTTCCACTGAGTAGCATGGCGGGAGTACATCTGACTTCACATTTGGCTCTCAACGTTCGGGCTTTCTGTGAGCTGTCCCATG GTACTTGA